The Micropterus dolomieu isolate WLL.071019.BEF.003 ecotype Adirondacks linkage group LG23, ASM2129224v1, whole genome shotgun sequence DNA window TGAAGACGTATAGCTGTAATCCACAACAGTAATCGGCAGAGTTGTTCCATAGTCAATTAAGAATTTTATATTCCTCTAATTTGTTACAGGTCACAGTGCATCAGTTTTTATGATGAAGAATCACACCTTATAGTttcttaaattatatttattgttacaaAACAATGAAGATCCCCCTGTATGAACAATGCTGTCTCATTAAACAAGTTCTTCACAGGCATAACTGCATTAGCAGCTCTGGCTGCTTTGTCTAGTCATTGAAGTTAGTTATAAAACTTCTGTAAGCATATTCACATGGACTACCACTCAGTCAGTAATATCTACAAAGAAATTTTATCTTCTCATTAGTCAGGGAAACGCCACATTGTACATCATTTCCACTGAAAAgaatggaatataatgaaacagCTGCCAGGAGAACAGAGCGGAGCATTTATGATGACCACAGGCTATTTAATCGCTGGTATTTAAATTCCACCTTATCGATCCTGGTTCAGGCTCAAGGACAAAGTGGATCTAATGTTCCTGACCTTTCAGAGAATttcttttaattactttattgtTAATGGTTAATTTTGTGCTCTTACTTTCCAACTCTTAAAAACATCTTATAATCAAACTGGAAAAACAAATGGAATGAACACAGATTTAATCCTTGGGGATTAAGattgattaattttaaaaacaaatacatactgCAGCAAAGGATTGATcatgaaagtgaaaatgttctGTAACAAAGAGGACAAACCTTTAGGTCcataccttttttaaaaaactaaataaataaaaatacaacataaaccATTCCAATAAAATCAATAGatacataaaaacaatgaaattaatGTATCAAGGCttgcaaacaaataaattaaatatatttatagtgCAATGAAAAATCTCATTGATAATTCCCTTCACTATGTGATCTATTGGTTATGTGTCTTCAAGAATTATCTGATTAAACCATTTTAACTGTAGTTTAACTGGATTTGGTCCTGATATTTGAAACATATATCACCTACATGTTTGACCACAGTATaaaatttgaaatgtaaaaaaactaaacatctTAAAAGTGTAAACAGAAAGACCTTTACATTTTTTCAATCATGTAAACTGTAAACTAAATTAGACCATTTGATGGTTGACTACTGGTCTGAATAATTGCACTGTGCTTGGAGTTTAAAACTGCTAAAACATATTGCACACTGTTGACAGTGCTGAAATGTTTCACCATTTTGTATCAGATATCATGCAAATATCGCTTTACTGGCTCCCACTTGTCTACATCAAACACAACCAGACTTGAGGTTTAGTTATTAATGCTTGAAGAATACTGAAAAAGGAtgatttgaaaacatttgaatgtctttggctcaaaacaaaaacaaaacctgtgAATCACCTCGGcttcagactgctgaagagtaCAAGGTCACTGCTGATGTGATATTGTTGTTGTGCTAGTTTAAAAGCACACTGGATGAAGGATGGTCCGTTTAATGTgcatacagaaaaaaaacatctggcTTGAGGCTgcactgtcaaaaaaaaaaaaatgtaggtGGAGGACGGCTCCTGCAGAGGTGCTGATGCTCCTGGTTTAAGGCATAACAGTTGATGAGCTCTTTACTGGTGTGGCTGTGACGTGCAGGAACAGCCAACAAAGTACAAatcaacacaggaggaggacaaacCAGCAAAACTCTACAGTATTCATTTTCCACATACATGCTATGGCTCACTCTCCATAGTCACTGAGACTATCTGGCCACCGTCTGAAAGGAAACAGTGAGGACATTAAGAGATGGCTCAGGAACTGTTCTGGTTTGCTTTTTGAGCAGGAAGGtaattacaaaaaacacaacataagccataatgtaaaacaatgaaaatgtgagaaaagcCATCAACAACATACCACTTTGCTCCTTGCTGTTACTGTGTTGTGTATTGTTACCAAGCCCACAAGGGTTGGTCTCCGCCTCAGCAGGACTGTGATTAAAGTCACATTAGATATTAACACCCagcaaacaaaaatgaaaggaaacaagttaaatatttgataaaggaaaaaaaaaacaaaaaaaaaaacactcacctTTTGCCATTTTGCTGGAGGACACTTTTTGCTTGTTCGGGATCTATGTGTACCAGTCTGGTAACAAATGAATGTCCATCTCCCAGACTGATAAAAGAGATAAAGACGGCATTAGTAAACATGTTAGCATTTGATTGATTCAGGGTATAATTGTAATTTGatagtatttcttttttctccacTCCATTAAAATAGCTTTACTGTAATGTTTACTATAACACTGATGATAGATATGGACTTTATAGGTCTGCTAATACAGAGCTAATTACCCTTAAGCAGAGTGTTGCCACAACAGTATATCTGCCAATTTATTTGCATCATTGTGATTGCTAAGGGGATTGATAGCTGCAGTTATATCAGGTCAGAGTAGACTCACCTtgagaaaacaggaaacatcCAGTACTTCCCTTGGTCTCCAAACACCTCACATACATTTCGTCTAAAACCCAGGGAAAACCCGTTTTTGTCTGGACCGTTTGAGAAGACAGGAGCTCTAAAAGCCTCTGAAAATTGATATAAAAACATAGTCAGTCGCAACGTTTTAATGATATAATCCGAAGTTGATTAAATTATATCTTTATCTATAGCTACCTATAGTGGTCCTGTTCTTTCCCACAAGCCACAGATGATAGCTGAGAAGTGACAGGACGCTGATAAAGAACAGAGCCGccacaaaaaacagaaacaagatgTGGAATTTGGCGTGTGTGTCAGGCAGCTGCTTCTTCAGAAACAAAAAGAATGAAAGTGTTAGCCTAATCAGCCTGTAGGTCTGCAAGTATATTACTTTGTCCTCATGTCGAGTCATCTTTGCCTAATAACTGACGGCAGCAAAGTGGAAAATTAAACTTTCTAaaaattcttcttctttattttgttgCCTCAATGCAACATCTCACCTTTGTCTTAATTagtatttttttcacaatataCTTCCTTCACTGTTGGACTACGTGACAGGAACCATTGTCTCATGCAAAGCAGTATGCCAAATAGGATCCCCTGATAAGTGACCGCATGACACACTAGTGCACCATAGTGACACATTTGTAAACAAGTGGTTGATATCTTACATTGCAGATTAGTGGCTGATCACGTGTGTCACCACAGCCTGGCTGCACTTTAAATAATTGAATTCAAGAAGATTTAAGTTGATTTATGTCCAAAATGGCAAtgtattttcagtttaaaagaAAGCGTGTTAATGGTCTTTAAACCCAAGGCTGCGGAACATCTTATGAGTAAAACAGGGTCCTACAACAACGTTTAATAAACTGTGACcacagtatttttttgttttttttttaaaaacaaaaagagaggaAGTTTTTGTACTTACCGTCCAAAATTTGATGAAGTACTGGATGACTGTAGCACAAATGACTACACAGTAGAGTGAGGCGTAAGCCAAGAACAAGACAAAGTACTTGTAATTTGAGAATCCAACACAGTTATTCACCCTGAAAGAAAACATAACGGAAAATGAGACAGAAAGTGAAATATGCTCATTTAGATTAAATGCAGAGTTAATTTAGAAAAGCCTACCAGGGGCAGTGATGATCCATTTTCAGCACACACCTTGAAGAATGAGTATAAGGAAAACATACATCATATTAGTACCATCAAATCCAGTTAACCAGAAGCACTTACAATGCATGAGCAGATGAAGGtgtcagaaaaagaaaatacaatgcCCAATATTTTAATAAGGAAATGTGAATCAATCTGTATTTATGTTGAACGTCAAAATGTGGGTGAAGATATCGTTTTAAAACCCTGGTTCAAAACCACCATTTGCAGCAAAAAACGCTTTGTTTAATCACTTAATGTCTTATTATTTCTCAGCATTAACACATTGGCATATTCCCCCCCTTTTCTctattcactttctttttccGGAAGCTGCAGTTAACGTTCTTGCAGACAGATATCAGAATCAGTTTAAACACTTTTGCTCCTTTGAGgaaaacataaaagtaaaaaattaaaatgatgagATGAGGTTAAACTATAAAGTGTGTACACTCACATCTCACAGGTTGAGCAGTGATGGCAGCGGTCAGGTTTGATTACCTGGCAGTGGTCGCAGTATCGGATGGCTATTTAGAGAAAGTGAAAGTAGAATTACTACTGTACCCCGCCCCCACAGCGCTCTTGTATGAAAGACTGCACCATCAGTTTATGTGAGGTAGTTGATATTTCAACTAAGAATTTGAGGTGTATTCTGTATTGTACATTTGGAATACTTtgcaaaacatttcatgtgtttAGAAAAGTCCTGCAATACATCATTAAttctataaatgttttaatataaatagGAAAGATTTATCTTTATAAAGTGTCTTTTCAAATGTCCCTGTGAAACCAACTAGACTGTTGATGAGTAGAAGAGTCAGGTGGGGCCTGTAGAGGAAGCGAGATGCACCTGAGCCCAATTAACCCTTCTGATACGTGCAGTTCCGCAAACACAAGACAGATGAGCCTGGTAGCAGCAACAGGGTATACATACAGTACTTCCTTTTCTAAAGATACAAACACTTGCACTTTTATCCAAAAGCGGAAGACACAATGTAGCAACACATTTGCGCAATTTAATTGGTACTgcttattttatgttgtgcacGAATGACAAACATGAACTGAACGATAAGGAAAAGTGTTTCAGTGAGATATAGCTTTTCCCCAGTGGTATGCTTGAAGGCAGCTACCCAGCATTAAAATAGTAAGCCAGTCAGTTTGTTTGACTGCTGTGTCGAAAGCCTCACCTCCTCCTGCCGTGCGCGTATACACGGGTAAATTCCTCGCCACTTTCTTCAGAATCTCTTGTTGCGTCTCGGCTCGCTCCTCTCGCACATATAGTTCCTTCTCTGCTCTGGGCAGACAGAACTAACATGAGGAGAAAAAACAGGTCAGGGGAAGCCcaacaaactgtaaacagcTTCTTGTGAAATTATTAGTTTTctatatgtgtatatttatatttaccaaATCCTACTGTAAACTCTTGGCTTACCGCTTTTGAGGGGCTGGAAGGTTTGGACCCGATAGTTTTCCAGTAAGACCATATAAACATGGAGAGGAAAATGTGAAAGATGACCAAATAGCTGACTGTTGAGACAGAAAAGGTTTGAGCTGCAGTAACTCTGGCATCTCTGAAATAATCTTTGCTATGAATAATTAGCATGAGATGAATTATATCATCAAACATGAATTAATAAGAAATGTGAATGGAGAAAATGAACAGTGTGTGGGGGGAATACTTACTTCGTTCTGCATTATCTGGGATTGTATCTATATAATGCAAAGGAAAACACATATTAGTGAGCAGTAATGAAGGTCCTAAGAATGCATGACTACACACCCCACCCACACACCACCCCTTTCTCACACCATGTGGCAGCAGCCTGGCACGGCCAGCAGTGGCCCACCCATAACAGAGAGCTTTGTTTAAGCAGCAGGGATGTCCCTGTCCTGACCACAGCCGCTGGGTTACAGACATAACTACAGTACGACTACATGCTAATAATGGTCATTCCaggctgaaaaaaaacaaactactgtGAATGCAGGATGACATACTGATTAATAAGCTTGGATGATCACATTGGATTATGAGATAAAATTATAAATCACTTAAGGTCATCTAATTCATTCAATTACAGATTAATTATAGtaaacaataaagcatgtgtattttttcaccAGTGTTTGGGTGAAGGTGGTTTGGTTGCTTGCTTGTAAAACAAAGGTTAACAGCAAACCTTGTCATTCTTCTGCAGCACTCATTACATCTTCCCATAGACAATGAATAACATATGGTGTTTCAGATGGTTAAATTATAACCATGTCTCATTATGGTTAATCATCATGATTTTACACCTTGCTCCCAAGGTGTGTCCATTAAcgtattattaaaataatataaaaaatgtcaacatgtaatcatatatatatatatatatatataaataaaaaaagtaaataaaaaaagtaagatAAACCCATTACAAGGCGATTGTACACGCTACGAGACTGTTTCCATGTAACTGTTAACTGTTTTGTTAACGTCATAACGTTACATTGCTGTCATGGAGGATTGCGTGCATGTCAATTGATAAACaagcagaaacaaaatgatCCTCTATAATATTGTCCTGAGGTTTAACCGCATGTAAAGTTATACAGTAACTTGTGATGATTTTAAATCTCACTTTAactaacttaacgttagctcATCAAAGTTGGCAACCCTGAAACTGTCAACACAAGAAGATATCCGCCCCGCGGTAGCTAGATACTTAATAAAAGTGAGTGTACTTACAGACACAGAGCTCCACAACATAAGCGTAATAAGACCAACCAACAACCAGATTTATAAACAGGACAGGTATCCAGTTCAGAGCCCGCTTACAGCACCTCAGTACATGAGAGGGCGCCATCTTTAATCCGTGTAGGGCTCTGGGTGACGTCATAGCCATGGCTTTATATGGCCGAGCCAAAGACGCCACAGAAACCGAGACACTCAGGAGCATGCGCAGATAAGTCTGTAGTTCTTAGGCGCACCGCATGTAATTTGAATGTAATTTTAAGGCTCAAAAGTGTGCCTCGACTTGACTACTGAGGTGTACGACGGCGTATTaaggacattttaaatataaaaattagaTGGGGGCTTAATAGTCCGAGAAAAAACTGATCTTTTCATGTGAGAAGATCAGTTTTTTCTCGGACTATTAAAATACTCAGCCACCTCCCAAGCTTACAGaaagtgtgttttaatttaGCACATTAAATTGCATGGACATTTGGGCTGATAATGACTTTAAGCCTGGAAAGTACCGCTCTGTATGGATGCATAGAACTTATTAATACTCAGTGAAAGCACTTTTTGGGTATGTGTTTAGCTACTAGACATGGAAGAACATGACAGAAAACAAGTCGCAtccaaacaaaatgttaatgttctttttattttatttgcagtgAAGAAACATTGTGTATATTATGATATATTGCACTTGCAGGTGAATAAACCAGTAATAAATtacttcctttttttgtttaatccatagCATAGTTAGCATATGGGgtcatgtccccaccacattttgaaatgcctgattttgtccccatcactttttgaaagcatttgttaaaaatgttctgaaaaatagcttgcaccaagaaatgtaaagacattttcactgtaaattggagcagaaaatatCTCCagagtgtttaatgctccaattttCTAGGGGgcggaggacccccagacctcgctctcatattttatttcttcaaaatagtgttcaaagtcttcttgtcttgttctcgttcATCGTTACGTCTCATGACCCAAGTGTATCATCATACCCCTTATCtcagcccttatgtccccaccattTTTCAACACAAGGTGACACCCTTACTTAGACATATTATGTAGCCTACCAGATTAATGAGCCCAGATTAATAGCCTGTAAGACCAATAAAGATTACCAAAGCATGATGAACTCATTGTACATGTCTGCTGTATGTGGAGGCAGCTTTTAGAGAGGAGTGTGTCTCCGTTTcaggtgaggagggagaggatggagaggaaggagaggagcgAGAGGAGGGGgatggggaggagggggaggagtcAGGAGAAACTGAGCGTCTTCTGGTGGGGCTGCTGCTAGGGGAGCCACGGGGCGAGGAGTAAGGTGACAGGGCCTGGAGCATACGGCCACTCCGCTCCTGGATCACATGCTAAACAAGGACAGGAAAGAGTTTTACTGTGTTGTAATGTGCTGCAATGGTACAATTCATTACATTGTGATAAAATACTCTGTGATCAGCTCATTGAACTCATTTAGTTGTGCATTATAGGTTACAATaacttttattgttaatttgCAAGAAGAGGTACATTGTAAAAACCATAGGCGGTCTTGGATGTTTTGGTGCCTTATGCTGGCCCCACACTAGAGGATAACTATAATCGCGGGGGTGTTCCCGATCCCAGGCTGGACGGAACAGATTATCGGCTCAAATGATCCTGTAATGTGAGGGGTTTACAGATATAATCTTGAGGTCACCGACTGGATCAGAGACTGCCCGGTTTCCAAtcgtaaatatttatttatcatattcTTTAATATAATCCGTTTGGTCAAGCAAGCAGAGAGAGTTTTTCTACAGCTATAATAAGTGAGCTACTATTGTTACTAACCTTTATTTCATTGCCCTGGGAGCATGCTGTTTGCAGTGAGTGGGAGTTTTGTTGTACCTTGTCTTACCTTGTGCATTCACGCACAGTGAGTTTTTACATCCTGTTTAGGACCTATGTATGATACAAAAACGTCGACTTTACAATTCCTCCGAAGTTAGTTCCATTTATTATCTGATGGGATTTTTTCTGAAGTTGAATTAATTTAACAACTacgtttattattataatagaaACACCACTGTGGTGCTGTTGGCTATGTTGTTATACCCTGTTCACAGTGGGCATGCTTTGATTTAATTACTTATTGATTATAACATTTCTAACTGGCAGATTGTGGCTAGCTGGGCGCTGCTGGTCTGTTTCCTTAGTTCAGCTATTCGTAGCTGGTTGGAAAATGGCTTCCCAAGTGTGTTTTTGCGATGCGAGCTGTTTTCCATCTGCGCCTGGACAGCTGGGAAAAATACATGTCAGACAAGTGGGTTCTGGCTACTGtggcaacaaaaacagaatCCAATTTCTGCAGGATCGCCCTCCCTATTTCAGGTACCATTTGACCGTGGTCAATGACAGGGCACAGACTTTAGCCGAAGAGATTTTAACCATCCTGCAAAAGGAGGCGATAAAGAGACCATGGTGTCTACAGATGCCTCCTTAACAGGCTTGGGTACGGTCTGGGAAGGCAGGATGGTGCAGTGTATATTCCAGGGATGGAGAATCGTGCAGCAGATCTCCTGTCGAGGACAGGCCCTCTTCCAGGCGAATGGAGGCTACATCCAGAGGTTGTAGCTCTACTATGGTCCCGTTTTGGCAGAGCTCAAACCGATCTGTTTGCATCAGCAGAAACAACTCATTGCGAGAGCTGGTTTACGCAGTGGGATCAAGGGACTTCCTTAGGCACGGATGCTATGTTACAAGAATGGGCAACAGGCTTGTTGTATGTGTACCCTCCACTGCATTTGCTGTGTCCTGCTTTCATGAGGCAGTTGGAGGAGTGTCCGTCAGGAGACACTCCTTAGTGTCTCACTTCATGAAGGACGTATACCGCCTGCAGCCAGGCAGGATGCTAAGAGCTCCACCATGGGATCTCCCTTGGTGTTGCAATCAGTGACTCAAGCCCCTTCTGAGAATCCCTCGTTCCTCCCTAATGTAGTGAACTCCCAGACAGCGAATAAAGTGTTATCATCTCATTTTAACCAGAATTGGCCTCTGCTGTGGGCAGCATAGACCTACAAACACTGTGTCCAGTAAGGGTGTAAAAGGGTGTACTCGACACACTCTCCGCCACTGAGACGCTCACACTcacagttgtttgtttgttacgTTACGATAACAAATTAGACTTTCCTGTATCTAAACAATGTCTATCACACTGGGTGGTCAACACCATTTCTCGTGCGTGTGATGGGCAAAACTTTGTTGACAAAGCCATCATTCCATCATTCAAGGTAAGACTTTGGTCACGGTCATCATTCGTTCTCGTAGATCTATAGTTTTAGCTAAAACTTAATGTTATTAAAGGCTCTGTACTCTATTACGCAGGGTATTCAGATGTTAATAACAACAGCCATCACATATAAGCTTCAATGAGTGTGTTGTATGGAttaatgtaaaagtaaacatgCCCAGGCTCCATCGGGTCCAAAAAGCTCCAGGAAGTTGCCAATGAATTCTCGGGACTTCTCTTCCCACTTGTGGATGAGGTCTTGGCTCTTCTCTTCCACTCTGTAAACAAAGTGTTTGGACTTTTCCTCCACCGTACGGACCGTCTCTTTCATCTTGTCCACCTGGTTCTGGAGTCGGTATTTCTTGTCCTGTCAGTAAAAGACAAAGCATCAGTacatttgtgatttttctgTATTGTTCAAACATCAATATTCtctttattaaatcaaagaaaTAGAATTTCACTAACATTAATGAATCCAACATTCAGTTCTCGGGCCGTGTAGCCTCTCTGCAGGTTGCGTCGAACATAGATGTCATAGTCTCGGACAATACGAGTGATCAGATCAGATGTGGAGATGCCTTCTGTCCTCTCAGTGGCAACAAACATTCctgacataaaaacatacatgattAAATTAAGTGAAATGACAAATGACGGAACTAGAATTCATTATGATGGTTACTTATATGAATATACACATGTTCACCTGCTTCCT harbors:
- the zdhhc20a gene encoding palmitoyltransferase ZDHHC20-A produces the protein MAPSHVLRCCKRALNWIPVLFINLVVGWSYYAYVVELCVYTIPDNAERISYLVIFHIFLSMFIWSYWKTIGSKPSSPSKAFCLPRAEKELYVREERAETQQEILKKVARNLPVYTRTAGGAIRYCDHCQVIKPDRCHHCSTCEMCVLKMDHHCPWVNNCVGFSNYKYFVLFLAYASLYCVVICATVIQYFIKFWTKQLPDTHAKFHILFLFFVAALFFISVLSLLSYHLWLVGKNRTTIEAFRAPVFSNGPDKNGFSLGFRRNVCEVFGDQGKYWMFPVFSSLGDGHSFVTRLVHIDPEQAKSVLQQNGKSPAEAETNPCGLGNNTQHSNSKEQSDGGQIVSVTMESEP
- the pcyt1bb gene encoding phosphate cytidylyltransferase 1B, choline b; its protein translation is MAGRRRGRGSNAQQQQAPWNQRGGPRRALREPAAFAKSTGCESEIPNEKLTVAQARRGTPAHRPVRVYADGIFDLFHSGHARALMQAKNVFPNTYLIVGVCSDELTHKFKGYTVMTEDERYDSLRHCRYVDEVVRDAPWTLTTEFLKKHKIDFVAHDDIPYTSAGSEDVYKHIKEAGMFVATERTEGISTSDLITRIVRDYDIYVRRNLQRGYTARELNVGFINDKKYRLQNQVDKMKETVRTVEEKSKHFVYRVEEKSQDLIHKWEEKSREFIGNFLELFGPDGAWHVIQERSGRMLQALSPYSSPRGSPSSSPTRRRSVSPDSSPSSPSPSSRSSPSSPSSPSSPETETHSSLKAASTYSRHVQ